Part of the Carassius carassius chromosome 20, fCarCar2.1, whole genome shotgun sequence genome, GGCGCAATCCTGCGCGCTCGGTCCTGCCGGTGTCTTCGGCTCCCAGTTAACCGCGCTAACGGGACCGTGCGTGCTTACAGGCGCACGGAGCTCGGTGTACGTTGTATCGTCAGCGGGCGCTTTAACAATAGTTCTCTTCTTTCTTGCCCTGTTGTCGGTTTCACCGTTTAACGGTAACGTTACCCCGTTAGTTGAATTACTGTTACCGGCGGAGACCGTTTTTCCGCTGGATAAAGCGGTCTGCTCGGGTCGCTCGGCACCAGATGACTCGGTTCTGATCCGCCTTTGAGACGCGAGGATTCTCGTCCGCTCGTTGATGAGAGAGCACTTCCAGCACAAACACTGCTTGAACTGACATTTTCCCGAATGGCCTTTTAACTGTACGATAAATCCGTGGTTCCGACATCTCGCGCACTTCGGGCTGCGCGCTGCTTTTTCTGCCGCTGGAATATTTGCCATCGCCACGAAAATCCGCGAAATATGAGTATCAATAATAGTTTGAAATACCAGATTAATGTGTTACATTTGAGTAAATTTCGTGTGCAGGGTTTGTCCgccaaattaatgaaaaaaagggaaaaaaagtgttGACGTCACGTGACGCTCCAGCAGCGTGAGAACAGACGCTCATTAGGCATGTCTGGAAACTGCAGACAGCGTAATTCCCCTAAAGCGGGAAATTCCCAAAGTTGTAACTGTTCTCATAAATAAAACTTTTGACATGGTAATTTTTAaaacacataaatattttttaacacataCAGAATTTAAaccttgtaatttttatttaattgtaattttacacatgataggtaaaaattgatagcctgaatgcactgtaagtcgctttggataaaagcgtctgctaaatgcataaattaaattttttaattttaatttaatttaatgtaattttatattaaagcttttgttttatgaataaaatatgattGACGTGGATTACAATTGGACGtgtatcatttttatatatatatatatatatatatatatatatatatatatatatatatatatatatatatatctgacctAACAACCGTAAATAATAACGCAGAAATGAAGCTGAAACCGAAAGTTTGGAATAATCAcgaatttatgttatttttttttttttttaaagactggtagaccaaggatgcattttttgataacaaatacagaaatcattctaatatgctgatttggtgctaaattaTAAAGGTTCTCATGAAATCTTctctgttgaaaacagtttttctgcttaatatttttatggaaaccctGATACACTTTCTTCAGGATTTTTTAATGAGTATAAAATgcgtttattataaatatatttttttgtaatataatcaatataatgcctttactgtaacttttaatccgtctaatgcatccttgatgaattttaagtattattattattattattttaattgtaatatccCCAAAGCTTTGACTGATAGTTTCACCATTTTAAAACATTACGCAGCAAACACTGTTTTaaaactgataataagaaatagaatgatattagaattatttataatatcaaagcatattagaatgatttctgaagtatcacatgacactgaagactggagtaatgatttatttgcatcacaggaataagttacattcAAAACACATCAAAATTGAAAACACTTGGAACAGTATTTcactatatttctgtttttactgtgtgttttttttatctaataaatgcagATAAGCAAGAGAGCATCAGAATGAGAGCTGGTTCAAAGGTAAAATGTTTTATGATGGATCTATTTATACCAACACAAAatgtttcacttcacaagacgttaatcgATGGACTGGTggggtgagcgtgatttcaccaagtacaacattccaatcaaccaatcagaattgagatataacttttctgCAAATATCTGCTTTAttcttacaatcagggttaggtgcttctactcCCTTGTTAATCAgatatcatttccctctgattttaggaataaattatgggtagggttaggtttaggggtaggggttgggttaagtctatatttttgtagaataatgttgatccaggatcatcaaaagatgttgttccaggaacatgtcttacttggcaaaatcacggtgaccgGACTggcggtgtggattattgtggtgtttttatcagctgtttggactctctgaCGGCaccccattcactgcagtggatccgtTGATGATCAAGTTGTGTTATActacatttccccaaatctgttgAGAGGAAGAAACAgattcatctacatcttgcatGGCCGGAGGGTGAGTAAACTTtcagaatttgtttatttttgtgtgaattccTTTAAAGCATCTGCTCAAACTCTTTAAAACTTGTTCTAAACATTTTCTTTCAGTGGCAGTTCAGTGGATCCCTGAAGGCAGATTGGCAGCCACCTGCTGCCTGTTTACATAATCTGGGTATGCCGAGTTCATGACAATAGGGTCTTTGCCCCTGTACATTTTTCCTTTTGAATACCTTGTTGCCATTGGCTGCATACATAGTTAGGCAATTGGAGGAGGGGCTTCAGTCCCATCTTACTGCTATTAAAATGACTGATTATCCTGTCAGGATGGCTCTGGCCTAGTTGTGACTGACAGAATAGCTGGCACAGTGCCACAGATGCAGTGCTATATTACTGTAACTCTTTTACAAGGTCACCTAACCCCATTATCTTAATAAGGATTATAATTAATGCAATTTCAAAACTGATCATCTCATGCTTTTTTCTGCCTTCCCATATTGCTTCAGGTTGATACGTTTTTAAGGAAATTTGTGTGAACATCCCGGAGGGGTGGAGCAGGGTTtcatcagggtttttttttaggGTAAATTATCCATGGACTCTATGCATGTTCAATACATGCATTTGGAAATTCACGAGGAAATTGAATTAACTGTATCGTAAGTCACTTTAGCATATCAAATTAATAAACACAATGAAATTTACACACAAGTTCATACAAAGCTAAGGTTAtttgagtatgttttacaagaaaatactattttaagtCTATAGGCTTAGcctaatttaatgtttattgccTTTTCTTTGTAAATAACTGTGAAATTTATTAGCAATTTCCGAGGGACACCAAAATTGTAGACGAAATTTTAAACCCAAATTCTAGGCTGATCACTATCTTATGTtactctttaataaataaatatatcaaataaaaataaataataatatttatttagtgcATACttactaaattaataattaaaacaaatactttATAATGGATCCtttgttttaaatgctatttaatcccttacaatattaataatgccacaattattgtattgttttgactcattttataaatgttgtttGGTAGCACGCTGCCCTTCAgtgcagtattattattattattattattattattattattattttcagtgcaGTTATTCAAACTCGCTTACGTTTGATGTCGTCATTGATTCAAATTGCCAGTGAATCTGTGGGAGCTTCAGTGAAGGGGCGACGCCATCCGGACGCGCTTTTGTTTGTGGATGAACACTCTATAACCCGTTTCGGAAATGTGGACAGAAAttgggaaattattattttttcatgttttagttTGGGAATTATACTCCGCCAAAGGTTTGTTGTATTCCGTTTTTGACATGTGATTACCCGGAGCCTTTTTCAATGGACTGAGTAACGTTAAATGATGCTGTTTCGAGAGACTCAACACTCCTGATCCTACAGACACACTGCAGACGTGTGTTTCAACATTTCTgccttaaaacaaacaaaaaaccttaaTTGAAAAAGCTAATTTGTAACACGAGTAGAATAGTAGTAGGAGGATGATTTGCAGCGTTGATTGTTTCATGAGCATCAATATCCACATAAATATTTTCATCTGTAATagcactgaaagaaagagaaatatttgtgtgtgttttcttcttctttgtcaAGGCTTTATTGAATTGCGCGTGCAGTTATAGAATTGCTgctcaaagcacgcgctgtgttTTGGATTCGCTCGTTTCGGTCGGTTTATTGTGCTGTAGTATGTCTATGTCGTGGGCGACTGTAAATCTCTCGACTGTCGTTCACAGGTACTGAAACTGGCGCTGAGACGGAGTGCGAGGATGGACAGTTTCAGTGCAACAATAAGAGATGCATTCCCACCATATGGAGatgcgatgatgatgatgactgcTCGGATAACAGCGACGAGGAGAACTGCCGTGAGTAGCGTTATCTCACACTGACGAGAGAGGGCAACAGCAAACAAAAACCAGACCAGACCACATGCATCAGCATTTATTGGGTTTAATTACGGACGTTTGTACTGTGCACTTGTAACAAATGACCAAAAGCATCAAAATTACAATCAAATTCTCTTTGCTCCATTAATCTTTATTGTTGaattagatttgtgtgtgtgtgtgtgtgtgtgtgtacatattagAAACCtttaatacataaaaacaaatgtatgtgCAAATATGCctatggggtcagtaagatttgttagttttaatttgatcaaaaatacaataaaacagtgatattgtgttattgcaatttaaagtaacagttttctatttgaatatactttaaaatgtattgtatgtgATGCGGCTAAGCTGATTTTtcaagcatcattactctagtcctctgaacattttatattattaccaCTACATTTTTTCAGTAAAAGATTAGCGTTTAACATTCAAAACATCAATTTAATATGTCCCTTCTcgataaaaatcttactgacccctgtTGTTTATATACATAGATGTATATGAGAACTAGACCATAGTAATGGAGAGTAACTGAAAGAATACCTGcagattttaaatgtattgcATATGATTTGACTGTTTTTGGAGTATAagctataaaaacaaaaactgtggaATTCATCCAGCCAGAAATTCCCAGCATTCCATGCATTGTTCTCTCATTAGACGGTTAATTGCAGTAAAAGACCCATCCATGTGCGTGTTTTTTACAATAACTTTCTCTCATTCTTTTAAGAGGGTTTTGTCAAGTGTGTCTTGCCTCATCGCATCGGGTTATTTTTAAAGGCACCAGGCTGAAAACAGGTCACAGTGAGAGCTTGTTTTCTTAAGCAATTTATGTGTCACCGCATCATGCGCCTGTTGAGTTTACTGTTATGACTGCTCCTTCAATTTTTCTCAACAAAGGGCAGTCATGCAGTCTGAAGTTATTGCATCCGAGCAGTGCAACACGTCCATGTGGGATCCTGCCATAATAgggaaatgctttttatttccacTTTGTTCATTGATCCAAGCACACAATTAGGTGCTGTAGAtctagaagtattttttttttgttagaaaaataaGCCCATTTGATTTTCAGGTGTTGCAACTAGATTCTTGATCCTGATTCTTGATCCTGATCTATAATTCCTTGTCTTGTTCTAACAACTATTGGCACAGACACCGCTGACCTCTGTCCCAATGGATTCCCCGGATGCTCCtccatcccatcccatcccatccccCCGTGTCCCTTTTATCCTCCCCCTATACCAGCAACCCCACCCCCATGTCAAATCAAACGGATTCATCCGCACGCTGTCTATATAGCCACCTCTAATGCATGACAAGGCCATGCGTATGTGTGTAGACTAGTCATGTGATGAGTTCTTGATTCTTGACCTGCCCTCTCCATAGCGCACATTGGCGAACACAACCGTTTGATCAAGTGCCACGAAGATGAGTCATATTTGTCAGGCTTATTGAGTCGTGCTGAACTGTCTTTctgcaatttaaaatgattaataatctGAGACTGAGAGCTTAAAGTGAGTCAAAAGTGATAAATGGGATAAGCAGCAGATTAGGAAGTAGCGATTTTGCTTCAGGACCCAGATTTTACTTTCGAATGCAACCCATAGTTGTTtatcatacaaaaataaacaaaaatgtccttaaaatgCAACATGGTAATTTATTACTCTTGGCCCATTCTTGGGTCCCGAAGCAACATACTGTGCAGCAGAGTATAGTAATATCTAAAGTAATCTACTTTCTCAGGTTAAAGGTCATGTAAAACCTAGTTAGAATATTtggtaagaatatatatatatatatatgtatgtatataagtgaactgaaaaaacagaaaaaaaaagtggcataaacatttttaaccatttagattcatatgaaatatttgtgcacattaataaattattttaaattgtaataatatttcacatactgatttcctgtgtttttgatcaaataaatgcatgagcACTGAATATGACTaccaatttattattatacaatttattattatacaaactTATACAAAATTACaagaatttattaaaaattattcaaaaataaacaaaaaaaatgtccataaaattcaacatagtaaataataattattcattttggCTCACTTTTGGGACCTGAATCACCATACTGTAGAGTAATTTCTGCAGTAATcaacatttcttttctttttttttggatacatggACACTTGATCCTGGTCCAAAACTCCACACCTTGTTCCACTAAAAATTGGCACAGAAACAAAAAGAGTTGAGCTGTGCCAAGTGTTGATCCAACATATTAAcctctttttatttaattctccCTTATTTTCCAATTTTTAGTGTGATTTATAATCAGCAGGGCAGGAAACCAGCcagaataattaataaaaatgcagttttacaacaTACGTGTTGTGTTAAAGCTGTGTCATTTTGGCATGTGATTTGTATGACAGAGGAGGCAGGAAGGATTCCTTCATCTCAGAGACAAGCATAATGTGAACGCTCATGTGTTTCTGTGTTCAATACATTTCCTGCTGGGTTagaaaaataaagcatttccAAACAAATCTAAATGTGAAATTTAAAGGCTTCATATCAAGAACACTGAATGGCTGTTTCCAAAAGTTCCACAGGAAAGCTTACAAATAAGTCCAATGATACTACACTGTACCAAATATTGTATGGCAGCAATTTTTTTTGTAGAtatccagtttttaaaaatacagctaTAACATTTCAAGATGAAGAGGAAAtttgaaacatcaaattcaaaatgCACAAATTCAGATCGTATAGAAAGTAGGTCAGCGGTAAATCCACAGGGAAAAGTAGATGATCTCAGAAAAGTCAAACGAAGCATTTTGGCCAATTAGTAGTTTTCTGGCTTGAGCGACGCTGAGCGTGCGGTTCAAGATCTACCTGACCATGAATAACCCAGAGGTAGCCTAAGTGATTCTTAAACATTTATGGTTTATACTATCTCTGATGtttgttttgaaatatatttggTGTGAAAGTGATTAGCATGCCACCGTGTCTACACAGGACACGAGCGAAAGCAAAACAGACAGTAGAACCCATTGACTATAATCAGTGACACACTGGATGTGGTGTGGCGTAAGTTAACTCTATACGGACACGACTGCTTGAAGCAGCAAAGCGCCTGTTGCAAAGAGCTTGGACTATGTCAGGAATAACGGGGAATCCGTTTGCTGGTGGGAATTTCACATTCAGTGTAGACAGTATTGATTATAATAAATAGGTTCTGCTGTCTCTGGTTCTAAGTTCTGAATCAGttgtgttaaatttcaaatgtttaatattcaagttaaaaaaaatctaattcagaacTATGTTAAATGCCACATAATATTCAGTTTTATGTTAAATGACACTTTTCAATAATTCAAAAATTTACGCAATATAAATTCAATTAGTTTTGTCATATTATAAGCTCCATACTATTTCCTCCGTCTGcccaaaaaaaaactcttttgtaTTTGGCCTCGAGTGCGAGTCCCGTTTGTGTGCAGACTCCTGCTCAGAGAATGGAGGAAAACCACTCAAAGACACCACAGAGAGAGAACTGTAGGGACCGGCAGAATAAAAGAGCAAAACCAGAGGAGATTAAGATGTAAGATTTAATGTTTGGAATAGAATGAAAAGGAATAAGAAAACGTCAGTAATTCAAAACAGAGCGGAGTGGGAAAAACCAGCAGTGCTGAAGAGTGACCTTTATACCTGGACTCAGTGTAAGAGAATGATATTGAAAAGAAGGTGTCTCTGGAAGATTTCTGTAGCAACTGTGAAGAGCAAAGATTATAATGATGCTAAAACACTCATGAGATGTCTGTGTTCTCATTATAGAATTGAGATGTTCACATAACTAGGCCTATATCTACTAAATTTTAACTACTGAAGAGACAATTTGCAACCCTTTTACCTTCCGAGAATTGTAGAAAAATATAACAAGTATGTTTGTCCAAATTATTATGCATTACAGATAGGACTGTACAGTTATATTATACACAGCTTAGCACCAATTTTgtactgtttaatgttttttgctTTAAGATGCTCAATTAGTCATTTTGGTCGATAGTCAATGTTTTTTATAAGGTTCTTGGAAGTTGTATGCagttatgtaatttcatttacaTGCGCATTTTCCAGTCTCATGCTGCCCCTTTGAATTTAGGTTAACCTAAAATCACAATTTTCACTTTCGTAATGAATGTTTCTGGTTTATTGCACAGAAAGCAGTGCacattattaaattttatttattataattaagagCCTTAAGAGGTTTTACAATTTACATTGCagcattatttttaaaacaaattgctAATTTTAACCAAATAACGTATTTAATCTTTAagatttttatatgtaaatgacCCTTTTTGTCATCACTCTAATCCATAGTCTCATTACTGTAACAAGAAAATAAGCATTTGTTGTACTGCCTTTAATTACTtaaaaattaagacaaaaaaacaaacaaaatacagttCTAATTACATAGTTTTATGCaatatatgttttgtatttttctccCCTTTTTTGGAGGAAGATATGAACCATAACCTGGAAATTTCTTGAAATGTTTTGTGAGAGCCACCCTTGTCAAGTCCCATCCTGGTTTTTTCTACAGTAGGTGAATATCTCTTCGTTTACAAATCAATGCTGTTTACAATATGTTGACTTTGAATatcctttttttctgttgttcCATTTAGATTTCTTCATGCCCTTTTTTGTTATTTGCTAATATTTGCACACAGAAATAGTTTGCATTGTTGTTCATTAGGTAAATGTGTCCATTTAGGGGGTTGTATGTTATTTGCTCATGGTTTTTGATAGAATCATTATGGTTTTTGATCAGTTTTTCATCTTGGATAACTCGCCCCCCAAAAATGCTGTCATCTactgttgttccaaaactgtcaGTGGTCACCATgtgaaatatcttctttcgtgctccacagaaaaaaagtaataggCTACAGTTTGAAATGAGGGTGAGACTGAATTACAATTTTTTTGGATGACTATCACTTTGAGCTTTAATGATTGCGCTGTGTGGACTGAGGCTGCATACACTGAACATTAGAGTAAGTCTTTTCTTACGAATGAGAAAGAAAATTCCATGATGTGTGTTTTTCCAAGTTTGATTTCAACAGAATTTCACTGACTTTGAGTAACTAGTCCTGGAATGGCCTCAGAAGTCTTGGCATGTGAATACCTGTGGATAGGCCTTTGTGGGGTTAGCGTCTTGAGCAAACTAAGTCTCCCTATCCCTACAGCTGATAATCAGTCTGAGAGGTGTCTCCCCTTCCTGTGAGACCTGGGTTCATGAGCTAGCGGCCTGTGGGTATTAGGAACTCAGTGGTTTAAATCCACCCATTATCTGTGATTAGTCAGGGTGATGCTGTGGGAAGATTAGTGGATGCTGAGCAGGAGAGCTTGAAGTTGACATCAAGGAATCAGCTCATACTAATTTATATACCGATGCGTAACACATATCTGTTCATTTGTTCTTGTGTGTGCAAATCCGTTAAGCTAATATACTTAGAGGACAAACTGGATATGCAATTATGCATCTAGTTTCCCATACATCAGTCAAATATATGTTAAACTCTTTCTAAAGTAACACCTTTCTTAAaatataaaggttctttattggcattgatggtaaCATAGAGAACCTTTTAGAtgcatggaatctttccattctacaaaatgttcttttttgtgAAAAAGATGTTCTTTAGATGTTCTTCACACTATGAAAAAATGTTTCTTCTattagaactgttcactgaaaggttccaAAAATGGCTGTTCAGTGTCATTGCTGTGAAAACCTCCTTttggaatatttattttaagagtgtGGGTGAAGTTTTTAGGTGTGGTAATGGCGAGATTGAAGTGGAAGTTCACCTGAAAGGAGGCAATCACACTGTCTGGCTCATTACTCTGTCAATGTGATAATGCTGGCCTGTCGTGTTCACAAACATTCTGCAAATCTGGGTCAGACTTTTGAAACAGACAGACTAATTGCAAAGTAAACAGCTCACCCACTCTGATATCATTATTTTCAGTCACATCTGAATCAAAATGATTTTGAAATGGTGATCTGTGAGTGAGCCGCTTTTAGAGCACTCAGCTCTGTTAAATTAAACTGGCACCTCTGTACCCGCGACCATCATGACACCTGTAGTGTTTACAGAGTTATTGAGTAATGGTCCAAAAAGAAAGTGTCtattaaaaatgatatttaaataacGTTGGATTTGTTGGAATCGTTTGTTATGGTATTTTATTGGTCCATATAGTTGTTTTAGAATCAATATGAACATGTTTAAAACACataatctatccatccatccatccatccatccatccatctgtgttttgcaaagtttgctgcatttttccatgtttaatggtatactgaaaaacaatgataagcatataagttttaaaggattttattggcaatttttcttttaataatatagtcaatatttacagtgttgactcttgttcttcataacctccgCAATTCCTCTTCTTTATCagtcttgctttgtgacatggtgcttcATCATGCTGGATGATGCACGGATCATTACCATACTGCTCATGGATCATTGGAAGAAGTAGGTCTTGCAAGACATTTTGATACCATTCATTATTCATGgaagtgtttttgggcagaattttttgaacaatgtatttattgttttgatttaaGACAGGTAACAGAAAAAGAAACAATTTTCCATTTCGTCACAGTCATTTCCCACCCCAACAAAAGAACACATCGCTCTCTTCTCCCAATTAGAAGTACACAAAGGTCTCAGTCAAACCTCCATCTAAGTCCAAAACAATTTTTGCAAGGTAccccaaaaaaaatacattactgtACTTTAAACACATAAGTTACATTTCTCAACAAAACACtcttaaaagaaagagaaaaaaaaaaaaaaataaaaaaaaaaaaataaaaataaaaataaaaacaagagaaaaaaatcaaatagaaAAACACTAATACATTACACCACCTGTAATAACTGAccaatattgttattgttaatgtaGTAATTAAACGGCTTCCATATTTCTTCATGTACATCcattttgtttttgataaaatatgttattttttccaGAGCCATACATTGTGCCATGGCATTAATCCAAGCTCCTA contains:
- the LOC132095882 gene encoding doublesex- and mab-3-related transcription factor B1-like isoform X2, with translation MANIPAAEKAARSPKCARCRNHGFIVQLKGHSGKCQFKQCLCWKCSLINERTRILASQRRIRTESSGAERPEQTALSSGKTVSAGNSNSTNGVTLPLNGETDNRARKKRTIVKAPADDTTYTELRAPVSTHGPVSAVNWEPKTPAGPSAQDCAVGDAPTFPGEYIIKEAVPGQIYPAEMFAMPLPLYQHYPDRYMFPAVLVTLRPPAPGPYREHVGFVPLPAGALSHPLETPECPYPTYPGLRDDPSQHAQSHMDREQGRSELPPQVARIPESQVCGFQQTDAVPADSLSSNNTDETR
- the LOC132095882 gene encoding doublesex- and mab-3-related transcription factor B1-like isoform X1 — its product is MANIPAAEKAARSPKCARCRNHGFIVQLKGHSGKCQFKQCLCWKCSLINERTRILASQRRIRTESSGAERPEQTALSSGKTVSAGNSNSTNGVTLPLNGETDNRARKKRTIVKAPADDTTYTELRAPVSTHGPVSAVNWEPKTPAGPSAQDCAVGDAPTFPGEYIIKEAVPGQIYPAEMFAMPLPLYQHYPDRYMFPAVLVTLRPPAPGPYREHVGFVPLPAGALSHPLETPEWQIHVPHYSPYPTYPGLRDDPSQHAQSHMDREQGRSELPPQVARIPESQVCGFQQTDAVPADSLSSNNTDETR